A genomic window from Cucumis melo cultivar AY chromosome 8, USDA_Cmelo_AY_1.0, whole genome shotgun sequence includes:
- the LOC103484359 gene encoding protein TIFY 5A codes for MKVNSTSLRMRRNYNLELRLSPTYSSAAAATASVSGNPSPTAYGSPQSQQLTIFYNGRICVCDVTELQARAILKLATREMEENGLSETPSPMLQQSPPPRTPTTPGLSMKKSLQRFLQKRKHRVQATSPYNH; via the exons ATGAAAGTTAATTCCACCTCTCTCAGAATGAGGCGAAACTACAACTTGGAACTTCGTCTTTCTCCCACCTACtcctccgccgccgccgccaccgCCTCCGTCTCCGGCAACCCCTCCCCCACCGCTTACGGCAGCCCTCAAAGCCAACAACTTACCATCTTCTACAACGGCCGGATCTGCGTCTGTGACGTTACGGAGCTTCAG GCAAGAGCAATTCTAAAGTTGGCAACCAGAGAAATGGAGGAAAATGGTTTGAGCGAAACACCATCACCGATGCTACAACAGTCTCCACCGCCACGAACTCCGACAACGCCGGGGCTTTCGATGAAGAAATCACTGCAAAGATTTCTGCAGAAGAGAAAGCATAGGGTTCAAGCAACTTCTCCATATAACCattga
- the LOC103484358 gene encoding glycolate oxidase 1 isoform X1: MEITNVTEYEAIAKEKLPKMVYDYYASGAEDQWTLKENRNAFSRILFRPRILIDVSKIDMSTTVLGFKISMPIMIAPTAMQKMAHPEGEYATARAASAAGTIMTLSSWATSSVEEVASTGPGIRFFQLYVYKDRNVVAQLVRRAEKAGFKAIALTVDTPRLGRREADIKNRFTLPPFLTLKNFEGLDLGKMDKADDSGLASYVAGQIDRTLSWQDVKWLQTITKLPILVKGVLTAEDTRIAIQSGAAGIIVSNHGARQLDYVPATIVALEEVVKAARGEVPVFLDGGVRRGTDVFKALALGASGIFIGRPVVFSLAAEGEAGVRKVLQMLRDEFELTMALSGCRSLQEITRSHILADWDTPRIVPRL; encoded by the exons ATGGAGATTACTAATGTCACCGAGTATGAGGCTATTGCAAAGGAGAAGTTGCCAAAGATGGTTTATGACTACTATGCATCTGGTGCAGAGGACCAGTGGACCCTGAAGGAGAATCGAAATGCATTTTCCAGGATTTT GTTCCGTCCCCGCATTCTTATTGATGTGAGTAAGATCGACATGTCAACAACTGTGTTGGGATTCAAAATTTCAATGCCCATTATGATTGCTCCCACTGCCATGCAAAAGATGGCTCACCCTGAAG GGGAGTATGCAACAGCCAGAGCAGCGTCTGCAGCAGGCACAATTATG ACTCTTTCCTCATGGGCTACTTCCAGTGTCGAAGAAGTTGCTTCCACTGGACCTGGCATTCGATTCTTCCAGCTATAT GTGTACAAGGATAGGAATGTTGTGGCACAACTTGTGAGAAGAGCTGAAAAGGCTGGTTTCAAAGCCATTGCTCTGACTGTGGACACTCCAAGGCTTGGTCGCAGGGAAGCTGATATCAAGAACAG ATTTACTTTGCCACCATTTTTGACATTGAAGAACTTTGAGGGATTGGATCTTGGTAAAATGGACAAG GCAGATGACTCTGGACTGGCCTCATATGTTGCGGGGCAGATCGACCGTACTCTCAGTTGGCAG GATGTGAAGTGGCTGCAGACCATCACCAAGTTGCCAATTCTTGTGAAGGGTGTGCTTACTGCTGAGGACA CAAGGATTGCCATTCAAAGTGGAGCTGCTGGAATAATTGTTTCGAATCATGGAGCTCGCCAACTTGACTATGTTCCTGCAACCATTGTGGCTTTGGAAGAG GTTGTTAAAGCTGCTAGAGGCGAAGTTCCTGTTTTCCTGGACGGCGGTGTTCGACGTGGAACAGATGTTTTCAAAGCATTGGCACTTGGAGCATCTGGCATATTT ATTGGAAGGCCAGTGGTGTTCTCTTTGGCAGCAGAGGGTGAGGCCGGTGTGAGGAAAGTGCTTCAGATGTTGCGTGACGAGTTCGAGCTGACCATGGCATTGAGTGGCTGCCGCTCACTTCAGGAGATCACCCGCAGCCACATCCTGGCTGACTGGGACACTCCTCGCATCGTGCCAAGGCTATGA
- the LOC103484358 gene encoding glycolate oxidase 1 isoform X2, which translates to MEITNVTEYEAIAKEKLPKMVYDYYASGAEDQWTLKENRNAFSRILFRPRILIDVSKIDMSTTVLGFKISMPIMIAPTAMQKMAHPEGEYATARAASAAGTIMTLSSWATSSVEEVASTGPGIRFFQLYVYKDRNVVAQLVRRAEKAGFKAIALTVDTPRLGRREADIKNRFTLPPFLTLKNFEGLDLGKMDKADDSGLASYVAGQIDRTLSWQDVKWLQTITKLPILVKGVLTAEDTRIAIQSGAAGIIVSNHGARQLDYVPATIVALEEVVKAARGEVPVFLDGGVRRGTDVFKALALGASGIFVNWKASGVLFGSRG; encoded by the exons ATGGAGATTACTAATGTCACCGAGTATGAGGCTATTGCAAAGGAGAAGTTGCCAAAGATGGTTTATGACTACTATGCATCTGGTGCAGAGGACCAGTGGACCCTGAAGGAGAATCGAAATGCATTTTCCAGGATTTT GTTCCGTCCCCGCATTCTTATTGATGTGAGTAAGATCGACATGTCAACAACTGTGTTGGGATTCAAAATTTCAATGCCCATTATGATTGCTCCCACTGCCATGCAAAAGATGGCTCACCCTGAAG GGGAGTATGCAACAGCCAGAGCAGCGTCTGCAGCAGGCACAATTATG ACTCTTTCCTCATGGGCTACTTCCAGTGTCGAAGAAGTTGCTTCCACTGGACCTGGCATTCGATTCTTCCAGCTATAT GTGTACAAGGATAGGAATGTTGTGGCACAACTTGTGAGAAGAGCTGAAAAGGCTGGTTTCAAAGCCATTGCTCTGACTGTGGACACTCCAAGGCTTGGTCGCAGGGAAGCTGATATCAAGAACAG ATTTACTTTGCCACCATTTTTGACATTGAAGAACTTTGAGGGATTGGATCTTGGTAAAATGGACAAG GCAGATGACTCTGGACTGGCCTCATATGTTGCGGGGCAGATCGACCGTACTCTCAGTTGGCAG GATGTGAAGTGGCTGCAGACCATCACCAAGTTGCCAATTCTTGTGAAGGGTGTGCTTACTGCTGAGGACA CAAGGATTGCCATTCAAAGTGGAGCTGCTGGAATAATTGTTTCGAATCATGGAGCTCGCCAACTTGACTATGTTCCTGCAACCATTGTGGCTTTGGAAGAG GTTGTTAAAGCTGCTAGAGGCGAAGTTCCTGTTTTCCTGGACGGCGGTGTTCGACGTGGAACAGATGTTTTCAAAGCATTGGCACTTGGAGCATCTGGCATATTTGTAA ATTGGAAGGCCAGTGGTGTTCTCTTTGGCAGCAGAGGGTGA